In Massilia antarctica, the following are encoded in one genomic region:
- a CDS encoding chemotaxis protein CheW, producing MTTAPDQPHAPGLDDCWNSIGVAGDLSCPKLEQHVHCRNCDVYEGAARHSMQRPVGPGYREDWAALLRQPQAERARHDSSGLVFRLGREWLLLPTRMVTAVAPLAPSHSLPHRSGGALTGIVNVGGTLTPSIALASLLGIDENDAPVQGGRHVFARLLVIVWEEQRFALPVADLHGILRYGAAQVGAPAATLNKGLQRFITGVLSHDAMRIGVLDAPLIGHQLTRLLR from the coding sequence ATGACGACCGCGCCCGACCAGCCGCACGCACCGGGCCTCGACGATTGCTGGAACAGCATCGGCGTGGCTGGCGATTTGAGTTGCCCCAAGCTCGAACAGCATGTCCACTGCCGCAACTGCGATGTGTACGAGGGCGCGGCGCGGCACAGCATGCAGCGCCCGGTGGGACCGGGTTACCGCGAGGACTGGGCCGCCCTGCTGCGCCAGCCGCAGGCCGAGCGCGCGCGCCACGACAGCTCCGGGCTGGTATTCCGTCTCGGGCGCGAGTGGCTGCTGCTGCCGACCCGGATGGTGACCGCGGTCGCGCCGCTGGCCCCCAGCCACTCGCTGCCGCACCGCAGCGGCGGCGCCCTGACCGGCATCGTCAACGTCGGCGGCACCCTGACGCCCTCGATCGCGCTGGCCAGCCTGCTCGGGATCGATGAAAACGACGCCCCGGTCCAGGGTGGACGCCACGTGTTCGCGCGCCTGCTCGTCATCGTCTGGGAAGAGCAGCGCTTCGCCCTCCCGGTGGCCGACCTGCACGGCATCCTGCGCTACGGCGCGGCCCAGGTGGGCGCGCCGGCGGCCACCCTCAACAAGGGCCTGCAACGCTTCATCACCGGCGTGCTGTCCCATGACGCGATGCGCATCGGCGTGCTGGACGCCCCGCTGATCGGCCACCAGCTCACCAGGCTGTTGCGATGA
- a CDS encoding CheR family methyltransferase — MKARDLLQQVTGLNLTESVVGRAVERRMQALALDDTRAYECLLASGAAELSALTELVVVPESWMFRDAEAFVAATAFVARRLAAKPARPLRILSVPCAGGEEPYSMAMSLQSAGVAAGDYAIDAVDLSEVALARARAGLYTRNAFRGRHLDFRERYFIAAGAEYQICDDIRAQVSFNQANLLDPAFSSRPGYYDIIFCRNLLIYFDEPTVAAAIASLARLLADDGILFAGYAEVPAFCRNGFATLRAPGAFALEKAGAHASWPPRIPARQHVRPLAPARPAASAAAPARAARPLAAAPPPAAPPAAADMLARARRQADLGDYSGAAAACRELLDQNPDSADAYFILGMVSECEQRIAEAGDHWRRCVYLQPDHYEALCHLALLAEQSGEPAQAAALKQRAARIYQRRNDGAQRKGAP, encoded by the coding sequence ATGAAAGCGCGCGACCTGCTGCAGCAGGTAACGGGGCTGAACCTGACCGAGTCCGTGGTGGGGCGCGCCGTCGAACGCCGCATGCAGGCGCTCGCGCTGGACGACACGCGCGCCTACGAGTGCCTGCTCGCGAGCGGCGCGGCGGAACTGAGCGCGCTGACCGAACTGGTGGTGGTGCCCGAATCGTGGATGTTCCGCGACGCCGAAGCCTTCGTCGCGGCCACCGCGTTTGTCGCGCGGCGCCTGGCGGCCAAGCCGGCGCGCCCGCTGCGCATCCTGTCGGTGCCGTGCGCCGGCGGCGAAGAACCGTATTCGATGGCCATGTCGCTGCAAAGCGCGGGCGTGGCCGCCGGCGACTATGCAATCGACGCGGTCGACCTGTCCGAGGTGGCGCTGGCGCGCGCCCGCGCCGGCCTGTACACGCGCAACGCCTTCCGCGGCCGCCACCTCGATTTCCGCGAACGCTACTTTATAGCGGCCGGCGCCGAGTACCAGATCTGCGACGACATTCGCGCCCAGGTCAGCTTCAACCAGGCCAACCTGCTCGATCCCGCCTTTTCCAGCCGGCCGGGCTACTACGACATCATCTTTTGCCGCAATCTGCTGATCTACTTCGACGAGCCCACCGTGGCCGCCGCCATCGCCAGCCTGGCGCGCCTGCTGGCCGACGACGGCATCCTGTTCGCCGGCTATGCCGAGGTGCCGGCCTTCTGCCGCAACGGTTTTGCCACGCTGCGCGCGCCCGGCGCCTTCGCCCTCGAAAAGGCCGGCGCCCACGCTTCCTGGCCGCCGCGCATCCCGGCGCGCCAGCACGTGCGCCCGTTGGCGCCGGCGCGGCCCGCCGCAAGCGCAGCGGCGCCAGCGCGCGCCGCGCGGCCGCTGGCTGCCGCGCCGCCGCCTGCCGCACCGCCGGCAGCAGCCGACATGCTGGCGCGCGCGCGCCGCCAGGCCGACCTGGGCGACTACAGCGGCGCCGCGGCGGCCTGCCGCGAACTGCTCGACCAGAACCCCGATTCGGCCGACGCCTACTTCATCCTCGGCATGGTCAGCGAATGCGAACAGCGCATCGCCGAAGCGGGCGACCACTGGCGCCGCTGCGTCTACCTGCAACCGGACCACTACGAAGCGCTGTGCCACCTGGCGCTGCTGGCCGAGCAAAGCGGCGAGCCGGCCCAGGCGGCCGCCCTCAAGCAGCGCGCCGCGCGCATCTACCAGCGCCGCAATGACGGGGCCCAACGCAAAGGCGCCCCATGA